In the genome of Planctomyces sp. SH-PL62, the window ATCTCCCACAGCATGGGGACGATCCAGTTCGCCGACCGCATCGTCCTGATCGACGACGGCCGGATCGCCGCCGTCGGCACCGACCAGGAACTCAAGCGATCGAGCCCCCTCTATCGACGGCTCCACGACATCCACTATCACCGCGAGAGCGCCTGAGCCGATTGTAGGGCCGGGGCCTGGGCCCTAGCCGAAAACTCGGGCCGGCGGCCTCTTGCCAAGGCCCCGGTCCTCAGATAGTATAGGCCCGTACGAAACACACCCCACGCACCCGTAGCTCAATTGGATAGAGCATCGGTCTACGGAACCGAAGGTTATAGGTTCGAATCCTATCGGGTGTACTTTCAAAAGTCGGCGGCGATCTCGGGATTCGGGCTCATCCGGTCCCTTCGTCGGACGGCAAACTCCTCAACGCCACCCCGCTGTCGGTTGGCCTGGTAAGTGGCCTCGTATCACGGGCGATGGCTCAAGGAACAGACGATCCTCATGGGCTCCGTTCCCGATTCCCCGGGGCGGCCCATTCTGCCGCGAAGCGGTAGCCGCCCCCCCCCTCGGTCCGGATTAACGGAAAGACTTCGGAGCGTCGCCTAGCTTGCGGCGGAGGCCGACGACGATTGCCCGGAGGTCTTAAGCCTCTTTCGAGGCTTGCGGAGCCCAGACCTCCCTGCTGACGCTCCGCCCCGTCGGGGGAACCGGGCCGCCTGGCGATTACGCAGAGTGCCCCTAGGCGTCTCGACCGGTGGGAGGACGTTCGCATCGCGGGATCGATCTCGTCGGGCGCACGCCGCCGCTGCTCCTGTGCGAGAGTCGGACCTGGAGACGGGACGTTAGGAATCCGTCCAGAGGCTCGCGCCGGTGAGTCGGATCGTGCTGGGCTCGGGGGAGGGAATGGGGCACCGTCCAGTTGCGTCCGCGGGCCCCGTCCCCGATCATGGGGCCGATCGACGGGACGTGGGAGGTGGGCGATGCCCAACGACGAAAAGCCGAGGAGTTTCGAAGACGGCGATGCGCGGGCGAAGCCCGAGACGCCCTCGGCTTATACCTGTACGCTTTGCGGGTGCCTGTGCGACGACCTGAGCCTCGTCGTCGCCGAGGACCGGGTGATCGAGGCCGTTTCAGCCTGCGACCTGGCCCGCCCCCGTCTCATCGGGCTGCGGACGACCCCGCTCGCGACCCCTTCGGCGCGAATCCAGGGGCGCGACGCGGATGCGGAGGCGGTGGTCGAGGCGGCCCGGATCCTCGTCGGCGCGAAGGCGCCAGCGATCATCGGCCTCGGGCGGTCGACGAACGAGACCGCCCGCAAGGCGGTCGCCCTGGCGGACCGGATCGGCGCGACGATCGAGGTCGGCGACGCGACGTCGGCCTGGCCACGGATCGCGGCCATGCAGCGCGTCGGGAGCATCGGGGCGACGCTCGGCGAGGTCAAGAATCGCGCGGACGTGGTCGTCTTCTGGGCCTCGGATCCCGTGACGACCCACCCGCGACACCTCGAACGCTATTCCGTCGAGCCGACGGGCCGATTCGTCCCGGAGGGGAGGGGAGGGCGCCGGGTCGCGGTGGTCGACGCCACGACGACGCCGACGGCCCGGCTCGCCGACGTCTTCCTCCAGGTCAGACCGGAGGTCGAGTTGAACGTCTTGCTCGTCCTGCGGGCGCTGGTGCGGGAGACGGCGCTCGACGCGAAGCGGGTCGAGCACGCGACCGGATGCTCGCTCGCCGCGCTGCAAGCCTTCGCGGAAATGCTCCAGGGAGCCCGCTACGGGGCGTGGTTCACCGGGGCCTTCGCCGGCCGAGGGCCGATCGCGGAGGTCGAGGCGCGGCACCAGGCCGTGACCGGGCTGGTGCGCGACCTGAACCGGACGACGCGGTTCGCGGCCCTGGGGTTGGGCGAGGCGGGAAACGCGCACGGCGCAGAATCGGCGCTCGCCTGGCAATCTGGGTTCGCTCCCGGCGTGGACTTCGGCGCGGGCTTCCCGGAGTCGCTGCCGGGGGAGTCGTCGGCGGCCGTGCGACTGAGACGCGGCGATTTCGACTGCGCGATCGTCGTCGGCGGTTCGGCGATCGATTCCATGCCGGGAGACGCGCGAGCCCGCCTCGCGGACAGGCCCTGGATCTTCCTCGGCGACCGCGAGCACGAGGCGTTCGACCTAGCCACGATCGCGCTCCCCGCGACGACGCCGGGGATCGACGAGTCCGGGACTTTCACGCGAGTCGACGGCGTGACGCTGCCGATCCGGAGCTTGCGGCCCGCTTCCTCGCCGAGCGAGGGGGATTGGCTGGTCGCGTTGAAAGAGGCCGTCGAACGACTCACGTCGGAATCGGCCGCTCCGGAGGGGGAGGCGGGATCATGAGCAGCCTGTGCATCGCAGGCGGACGCGTCGTCGACCCGGCGAACGGCGTCGAAGACCGCGTCGGGGACCTCTGGGTTCGTGACGGCCGTATCGTCGCGGCGCCGGCCGATCCGGACGCTCGGGCGGATCGGACGATCGACGCGAGGGGATACGTCGTCATGCCGGGGGGGGTGGACGTCCACTCCCACATCGCCGGCTCGAAGGTCAACGCCGCGCGGATCATGCGGCCGGAAGAGCGCCGCGACGAGGACCGCGTCATGCGGCGATGGCGGGACTTCCGATCGGGAACGATCGGCAGCGTCCCCAGTTCGTTCACGACGGGCTACCAGTATGCAGGGCTGGGCTACACGACGGCCGTCGACGCGGCGATCCCGCCGCTGGGCGCGCGTCACGCCCACGCCGAGTTCGGCGACGTACCGCTGGTCGACAAGGCTATGCTCATCCTGATGGGGAACAACCACGCGATCCTCGACGCCGTCCGCGAGGGCGACTTCGCGCGGGTCGAACGGACCGTGGCCTGGCTGCTGGACTCCTCGAAAGGTTTCGGCGTCAAGGCGGTGAACCCAGGCGGGGTGGAGCAGTGGAAGCAGGGGGGGGGCCGGATCGCCGGCTGGGACGACCGGGTCGACCACTTCGACGTGAGCCCCCGCCAGATCGTCGTCGCGCTGGCGAAGGCCGTCGACTCCCTGGGGCTGCCGCACCCCTTGCATTTCCACGGGCTGAACCTGGGCCTCCCCGGCAACTGGGCGCACGCTCTGGAAGGGATGCAGGCCCTCGACGGACTGCGATTCCACCTGGCGCACGTCCAGTTCCACAGCTACGGCGGCTCGCCCGACCACCCCGAGGACATCGACGCCAAGGTCGAGCCGCTGGCGGATTATGTGAACACCCACGAGGGTGTCACGGTCGACGTCGGCCAGGTGATGTTCGGCGAGACGACCAGCATGACGGCCGACGGCCCCACCGGACACTATCTGGCGAACCTCCTGGGCCGGAAGTGGTACAACCACGACGTCGAACAGGAGGACGGCTGCGGCGTTTCGCCCATCGAGTACCAGGACAAGAATTTCATCCACGCGCTCCAGTGGGCGATCGGCCTGGAGTGGTTCCTCCGGGTCGAGGACCCCTGGCGGGTGGCGATGTCGACCGACCATCCCAACGGGGCTTCGTTCCGCTCTTACCCGGAAGTCATCGCCCTCCTGATGGACAAGAACTTGCGGGACGAGACCCTGGCCCGGCTCCCGGAGCGGGTCAGGGCGAGGAGCGGGCTGGGCGACCTCTCGCGCGAATACACGCTGGCCGAGATCGCCGTCGTCACCCGCGCCGGGCCGGCCCGCATCCTCGGCCTGTCGCACAAGGGCCACCTCGGGATCGGGGCCGATGCCGACGTGACGATCTACGCTCCCGACGACGACCGCCGCCGGATGTTCGCCCTGCCTCGATGGGTGGTCAAGGGGGGCGAGGTCGTCGTCGACGACGGCGAGCTTCGGTCCGCCCCCGGCGGGCGGACGCTCTTCTCCGCGCTGGACGTCGACCCCGAGACCCGGGCCGACCTGGAGCGAAGGCTGGCGGAGGAGGCGTCGTTCCATCCGGCGAACTTTCGCCTGAGCGTCGACGACCTGGCCGGACCTCACGCCGTCTCCCGGCCGAAGCCGGGCTGATCCACGCCCCGACCTGGGTCTTGCGAGAACGCGACGATGTTGCTGGACGGCGTCTTGATCGTGGATACGTTCGCGGAGGCGTTCCCGATGACCGCCGCGCGGGCCATCGTGACGGCCGACTCGACCCGCTGGGCCGAGATCGCGGGCCGGACGATCTCGGGATACGCGACGAGCGTCATCGGCTGCGACGCCGAGGTGGCCGTTGAGCGGCGGCTCTCCCCCAGGGAGACCCCCGACGGCCGTCCCGGCGTCAGCGTCCTGGCCTTCGCCTTCAGCCGCGAGGCTCTGGAAAAGGCCCTGGTAAACCGAGTCGGCCAGTGCGTGATGACCTGTCCGACGACCGCCTGCTACAACGGGCTGCCCGTGGGCGAGAAGTCGATCGTCGTCGGCGGCCGGCTCCGCTACTTCGGCGACGGCTGGCAGATCTCCAAACGTCTGGCCGGGCGGCGTTACTGGCGGCTTCCGGTGATGGACGGCGAGTTCGTCTGCGAGGAGGCCTTCGGCACCGTGAAGGGGGTCGCCGGCGGCAACCTCATCCTCCTGGGGACCGACCCTGCTGGCGTGCTGGCCGCCGCCGAGGAAGCCGTGACGGTCATGCGGACGGTCGAGGGGGTGATCCTGCCCTTTCCGGGGGGGATCGCGCGGTCCGGATCGAAGGTCGGGAGCAAGTACAAGGCCCTCCGCGCCAGCACCAACACCGCCTACGCGCCCGGCCTTCGGGGGTTGGTCCCGACCGACCTGCCGGCCGACGTGCGGTGCGCCTATGAGATCGTCATCGACGGCCTGACCCTGGAGGCCGTCGAGCGGGCCACGGCCGAGGGACTCCGGGCCGGGGCCCGCGCGTCCCGGGGCGTGGTCGCGGCGACGGCGGGGAACTACGGCGGGAAGCTCGGGCCGTTCCACATCCGGCTGCACGACGTTTTGAAGCGCTGAGCGACCCGGACGAAATCCGGCCGCGGCCGGGGGCGGTTTCCCGCAAGAAGGGGGGAATCCCGGCGAATAGACGCGTGCCATGGTTTATCGTGTTCATGGCGTCGGGGACGAAGCGGTCACGACCGGCGCGTCGTCCCCGGAAGTAGGGCTCGATCGCGTCCGCGTGTCGTGGAGAAAAGGGGTCCCCATCATGGAATACCTGATCGGCTTTTTCGTCCTCCTGTTCTTCGGGGGCGTCCTGTTCCTGATCTTCGGCCCCTTCTTCACGGTCCAGCAGCAGTCCGCGGCGATCGTGCAGCGGTTCGGGAAGTTCGCGAGGGTGGGGCATCCGGGCCTGAACTTCAAGGTCCCGATCATCGAGACGATCGCCGGCCGGATCAACCTCCGGGTGCAGCAGCTCGACGTCCGGGTGGAGACCAAGACCGAGGACAACGTATTCGTGCTGGTCGTCGTGTCGGTCCAGTACGCCGTCCTGCCGGACAAGGTGTACGACGCCTACTATCGGCTGATGGACCCGCACATGCAGATGTCGGCGTTCATCTTCGACGTCGTCCGCGCCCGGGTCCCCTTGCAGAAGCTCGACGACGTGTTCGAGAAGAAGGACGAGATCGCCGACGCCGTGAAGAACGAGCTGGCGCACGTCATGTACGACTTCGGCTACGGCATCGTCAAGGCGCTGGTGACCGACATCGAGCCCGACCGCAAGGTGAAGGAGGCCATGAACGAGATCAACGCCGCTCAGCGGCTGCGGATCGCGGCCACCGAGAAGGGCGAGGCCGATCGGATCCTCAAGGTCAAGGCGGCCGAGGCCGAGGCTCAGAGCAAGGCGCTGCAGGGCAAGGGCATCGCCGACCAGCGGCGGGCGATCGTCGAGGGCCTCCGCGAGTCGGTCGACGAGTTCCAGAAGAGCGTCCCCGGCACGAGCGCCCAGGACGTCATGAACCTGGTGCTCATGACGCAGTACTTCGACACGCTCAAGGAGATCGGGGCGACCTCGCGGAGCAACACGATCCTGATCCCGCACACCCCCGGCAACCTCAACGACCTCACGACCCAGATGCGCGACGCCATGATCAGCGCCGACCTGGTCACTCACGAGGCCCGCGTCCGGCCTCGGCCCACGGGCGGCAACGACGTCGCCCACAAGGAATCGGCCGGCCGCGACGGTGGGAAGCACTGACCCATGGCGATGATGCTCCGATGGCGGTCGTCGACCGATCTCCCGGTCGACGGCTCGCCCCTCAAGCCGGAAACCTTCCGCGGGCTGGCGTCGGCCGACGCCGCCCGCGTCCCCCTGCGCGTCGGCACCGCGAGAGCCGAACTCGGCGAATTGTTCGACGTCGATGGAGACGCCCAAGACGAGCGTCTGGTCCTGGAAGGGGACCTGGGCCGCGTCTCGCGGATCGGCCTGGGCATGACGCTCGGGACGCTCACGGTGCGTGGCGACGTCGGCTTCCGGTTCGCCGCCGAGATGACGGGAGGGCTGGCGGAACTCGACGGCTCTTGCCTCGACTGGGCGGGCGCCGAGATGGGCGGGGGGCTCCTCCGCATCCGTGGCGACGCCGGTGACGGCCTGGGGGCCGCCTACCCCGGAAGCCGCCGGGGGATGCGCGAGGGGGTGATCGTCGTCGGCGGCAACGCCGGGAACGACGTCGGGATGCTCCTGCGCCGGGGGCTGATCGCGGTCCGAGGCGGCGTCGGCGCGGGGCTCGGGCGCGGCCTGATCGCCGGGACCATCTTCGCCTGCGGCCCGGTCGGCGGGTCGCCGGGGGTGGGAATGAAGCGCGGGACGCTCGTCCTTTTGGGCCTGGACGATCCGTCGCCGGTCGTCCCGCCGACTTTCGCATTCGCCGGCGGGTTCGTCTTCCCCTATCTGAACCTCTATCAATCGCACCTGGCCGGGTGCGGGATCGAACTCCCCACCGCGGTATCCTCGGCGCTTCTCGACCGCTACAATGGCGATCTGGCGAGCGGCGGCCGGGGCGAGATCCTGGTTCCGCCGCCGCGTCCGGTCCTGACAGTCGTCTCTCCCACCTGAGGCCCGACCCGCCATGACGTCGACCCTCAACGCCCGCGCCGCGCAGATCGTCGAGACGATGATCGCCGGGGCGGAAGATCGCCGGATCGCCTCTCACGAGGTCGACGGCGGCGGCCTGTTCCTCGATTGCGGGATCAAGGCTCGCGGCGGCCTCCGCGCGGGGCTCGACCTGGCGCGGGTCTGCCTGGGAGGGCTGGCGGAGGTGACGATCCCGATGGGCGAGATCGACGGCCGCGCCGTCCCTCTCGTCCAGGTCTGGACGGACCACCCGGTCCGGGCCTGCCTGGCCAGCCAGTACGCCGGGTGGGCGATCTCCGAGGGTAAGTACTTCGCGATGGGCTCCGGGCCGATGCGTGCCGTGCGCGGCAAGGAGCCCGTTTTCGACGCGATCGGCTTCCGCGAGGAGTCTGAGACCGTCGTCGGCGTGCTGGAAACCCGCAAGGCCCCCCCGCCCGAGGTCGTCGCGAAGATCGCCCACGAGTGCGGCGTCGAGCCCTGGAACGTCACGCTGGTCGCCGCCCCCACCGCGAGCCTGGCCGGCGGGTTCCAGATCACGGCCCGATCGGTCGAGACCGCGCTGCACAAGCTGGCGGAGTTGAAGTTCGACCTCGGTCGGATCGTGTCCGCCCACGGGACGGCCCCGCTCCCTCCCATCGCCCGCGACGACCTCGCCGCCATCGGCCGCACGAACGACGCCATCCTTTACGGCGCCCGCGTGGTCCTCCACGTCACCGGCGACGACGAATCCCTCCAGGAGATCGGCCCGCGCGTCCCGTCGTCGGCCTCGCGCGACTTCGGCGAGCCCTTCGCCGCCATCTTCGCCCGCTACAATAACGACTTCTACGCCGTCGACCCCCACCTGTTCAGCCCGGCCGAGGTCGCCTTCCAGAACCTCGACACCGGCCGAACCCACGTCTTCGGCGCACCCCGCCCCGAGATCGTCGCGCGGTCGTTCTGGGGATGATCGACGCGCCATGCCGACTTTCGCCGCCTTGGTATCGGGAACGGGATGGCACGTCGAGGACCTGCTGCGCGCGGCCTCGGCGCTGGACGTCTCGCTGCACGTCCTGCCGTTCGACGAGGTCGAGGCCGCCGTCGGAAGCGGGGCGGGGCGGGTCTCGGCGGGAGGCGTCGCGCTGGAGGCGGTCGACGGCGTGCTGGTGCGGATGATGCCGCCCGGGGGGCTGGAGCAGGTCGTCTTCCGCATGGACGCGCTGCACCGACTTGAAGTGGTCGGCGTGCCGGTCTGGAACCCTCCTCGAGCCGTGGAAGCGGCCGTGGACAAGTACCTGACGCTGAGCCTGCTCGAACGTCGCGGCCTCCCCGTTCCGGCGACGTGGGCCGGTCAGACGGCGGCTGCGGCGCTGGTGGCCTTTGACGAATTTGGGGGGGACGTCGTGGTCAAGCCCCTGTTCGGCTCGGAGGGGCGGGGGCTGATGCGCGTGAGCCACCGCGAACTGGCCTGGCGCAGCTTCCACGCGCTCGAACGCCTGGGCTCGGTGATCTATCTCCAGAAGTGGATCCGGCATCCCGGCCACGACCTGCGGCTGTTCGTGCTCGGCGGCCAAGTCCTCGGGGCGATGCGTCGCACGGCCCAGGGGGACGAGTGGCGGACCAACGTCGCGATCGGCGGCAAGGCCGAAGCGTGGACGCCCGACGCCGAGGCCGAACGGCTGGCCGTCGCCGCGACCGAGGCCGTCGGCGCCGTGTTCGCCGGGGTGGATCTGATCGAGGACCTGGACGACGGCCGTCGCGTGCTGATCGAGGTCAACGCCGTGCCGGGCTGGCGGGCGCTGTCGCATGCGACGGGCCTCGACGTGGCCGCCGCCCTCCTCGGATCCTTGCGCGAGGCCGTGCGGTGAACGAACTCTCGACCGGCATGCTGGCGCAGGTCGCCTGCCTCCTGGAAGCCACCGCGCGGAAGCCCGGAAACGTGCATCGGTTCGCCGACTTCCGCGACCTGGACTATCTGGACTTCCTGCTCGCCGCGGCGGCCGTGGCGGGCCCGCTCGACCGTGCGCTCGAAGAGGGGGTGGGAGTCGCCGTACTCGCCGCCGTCGAGGCGACGCGAAAGGTCGTCGCCACGAACGCGAACCTGGGGATCATCCTCCTCCTCGCGCCCCTGGCCGCCGTTCCCAGATCGGAACCCCTCGCCGAGGGCCTTCCTCGCGTGCTCGCGGCGACGACGGTCGACGACGCCCGACTCGTCTACCAGGCGATCCGCCTGGCGAACCCCGGGGGCCTGGGACGCGCCGAGGAGCAGGACGTGGCCGACGAGCCGACCATCACGCTCCGCGACGCCATGATCCTGGCCGCCGACCGCGACCTCATCGCCCGCCAGTATGCGAACGGCTTCCAGCAGGTCCTTGACGAAGGCCTCCCCGCGCTTAAGCGTCGCCAGGCCCCTGGTCGACCGCTCGAAGCGGCGATCCTCGGCGCGTTCCTGGAACTGCTCGCCGACCATCCCGATTCCCTGATCGCGCGGAAGACGGACGAGGCGACCGCCCGCGAGGCGTCGCGCCGCGCCCGGCTGGTGCTCGACGCCGGCTGGCCCGAGAGCGGCGACGGCCTCGCGCACGCTCGCGACCTGGACCGCTGGATGCGCGAGGATCAGAACCTCCGCAACCCGGGCGCGACGGCCGACCTCGTCGCGGCGGTCTTGTTCGCCGCACTCCGCGATGGGACAATCAGCCTGCCTCGACCGCCCGGCCCGGCCTCCTGGTCCGGCGGACCGGCCTACTGATCGTCGCATGTTTTCAAGGATGCCAGCCGTGCCCGTCTCGCGCTTCAAGGTCCGCGTCACGAAGGATTACCTGGTCTTTTCGTCGGGGCATTTCATCACCTTCGACGGCGACCACTGCGAGCGCATCCACGGCCACAACTACCGGGCGGCCGTGGAAGTGGACGGCGACCTCGACGCCAACGCGTACGTCGTCGACTTCATCGCCCTCCGCGACATGACGCGGGTGATCACCGACGAACTCGACCACAGGATGCTCCTCCCCGCCAAGAGCCCGCTCATCGCCCTGGAAGTCGTCGGCCCGAACACCGTCGCCCGCTACCGCGACCGATACTGGAGCTTCCCCAGCGACGAGTGCGTCGTCCTGCCGATCGCGAACACGACGGCCGAATTGATCGCCGAGTACATCGCGGGTCGGCTCCTCGAAGCCATGAAAGCCCGAGGTTGGCCCTCCCCGCGCACCCTCCGCGTCGAGGTCGAGGAGTGCTTCGGTCAGTCGGCCGAGATCGAGCTAACCCCCTGAGCTTTCGAGAAAACGCTCCAGAGCCCGGCGATCGATCCGGCCGTCATGCAAGGCCGAGCCGACCAGCACGGCCGACGCACCTCGATCTCGGCATTCGTCCAGGTCCTCGATCCGAGAGACGCCCCCGCCGACCGTGATCTCGGCGTGGGGATGGGAGCGGAGCAAGGAATCCAGGAGCCGTTCCGTGCCCATTCCCGAGCCCCTTCCCACCCGGCTCAGGTCGAGCAGGATGAGCCGGCCGACGCCCATGTCGAGGATCCGAAGCCCCAGGGCCGTGGCGTCGTCTTCAGGCCAGGCCTCGCGCCTCGGCGTGATCGGTCGGCCGTCCCGGAGGTCCAGGCTGACGATCAGGCGGTCGGGGCCGCACGCGTCGAGGAGATTTGCGAGGGCGTCCGGCCCTCGCAGGGTTTCCAGGCCGGCGACGACGCGAACCCGGTCGAGGGCGAGGAGGGGGGCGACGTCGCGCTCATCGCGGACTCCCGCGTCGAGCCAGAGGCCCAGGCCGAGATCGACGATTTCCGCATTGCGTGTCGGATCCCCCTCGCCGCTCGTGATCGCGTCGAGGTCGGCCAAGTAGACCGTCGCCAGGCCGAGTGAATCGCGGAAGGCCCTCGCAAGTTCCCGAAGGCCGGGCGAGGGGTGTAGGATGCTTCGCAACGGCCGATACCGCGCCCGATCGCCGCCGACCGCGTGGACGGCCTGCCCGCCCAGAACGTCGAGCACCGGAATAACCTGGAACTTCGATTTCACGATGAACTCGCCCGAATCCGCGACGATCCTGCTCCACGAGTACGTGACCGGCGGCGGCCTGGCCGGCGAGCCCTTGCCCGAGTCCTGGGCGCTCGAAGGCGCCGCCATGCGAAGGGCCCTCGCGGCCGAGTTCGCCGCCGCCACGCGCGGTTCGATCCGCGTGCTCGTCACGCTCGACCCCCGCACCCCGCCCGACGTCGGTCCCTGGGAAACGGCCGTGGTCGACTCGCTCGACCGGTTGGAATCGCTGGCCCGGCGGGACGATTATACGCTCCTGATCGCGCCGGAAACGAGCGGCGTCCTGGAGGACATGACCCGTCGCCTGATCTCGGCGGGCTGCCGGTTGCTGGGCTCCGAGCCGGATGCGGTCGCGCTCACGGCGGACAAGCCGGCGCTCGGCGAATGGCTCGATCGTCACGGCGTGCAGACGCCCCGTTCCCGCGTGCTCGAACCTGGAGAGACGCCGCCGCCGAGCTGGGCCTATCCCGCCGTCGTCAAGCCCGTCGACGGGGCCGGCTCGATGGACACGTTCCGGATCGATGGGCCGGACTCGTTCGAGAGGCTGGCCAGATCGACGACGCCCCGGCTGTTGCAGGAGTTCGTCGCCGGCGTCGTGATGAGCGCCACGTTCCTGGTGTTCGCGGGGCGGGCCCGACTGATCGCGATCGGAGAGCAGAAGATCGAGCGATGCGGCGGGCGATTCGGCTATCGCGGCGGGAGGCTTCCGATCGAGCTTCCCGGGGCCGTCCAGATCCTCACGCGCGCCGTCGAGTCGGTCTCGGGGCTTCGCGGGCTCATCGGCGTCGATTTCATCCATGATGAGGAACGGGACGGAGTCGTCGTTCTGGAGATCAACCCGAGGCCGACGACTTCCTGCGTGGGTCTCTGTCGGCTGCTGCCGCCGGGGCTGC includes:
- a CDS encoding SPFH domain-containing protein, with protein sequence MEYLIGFFVLLFFGGVLFLIFGPFFTVQQQSAAIVQRFGKFARVGHPGLNFKVPIIETIAGRINLRVQQLDVRVETKTEDNVFVLVVVSVQYAVLPDKVYDAYYRLMDPHMQMSAFIFDVVRARVPLQKLDDVFEKKDEIADAVKNELAHVMYDFGYGIVKALVTDIEPDRKVKEAMNEINAAQRLRIAATEKGEADRILKVKAAEAEAQSKALQGKGIADQRRAIVEGLRESVDEFQKSVPGTSAQDVMNLVLMTQYFDTLKEIGATSRSNTILIPHTPGNLNDLTTQMRDAMISADLVTHEARVRPRPTGGNDVAHKESAGRDGGKH
- a CDS encoding triphosphoribosyl-dephospho-CoA synthase, producing the protein MNELSTGMLAQVACLLEATARKPGNVHRFADFRDLDYLDFLLAAAAVAGPLDRALEEGVGVAVLAAVEATRKVVATNANLGIILLLAPLAAVPRSEPLAEGLPRVLAATTVDDARLVYQAIRLANPGGLGRAEEQDVADEPTITLRDAMILAADRDLIARQYANGFQQVLDEGLPALKRRQAPGRPLEAAILGAFLELLADHPDSLIARKTDEATAREASRRARLVLDAGWPESGDGLAHARDLDRWMREDQNLRNPGATADLVAAVLFAALRDGTISLPRPPGPASWSGGPAY
- the fhcD gene encoding formylmethanofuran--tetrahydromethanopterin N-formyltransferase yields the protein MLLDGVLIVDTFAEAFPMTAARAIVTADSTRWAEIAGRTISGYATSVIGCDAEVAVERRLSPRETPDGRPGVSVLAFAFSREALEKALVNRVGQCVMTCPTTACYNGLPVGEKSIVVGGRLRYFGDGWQISKRLAGRRYWRLPVMDGEFVCEEAFGTVKGVAGGNLILLGTDPAGVLAAAEEAVTVMRTVEGVILPFPGGIARSGSKVGSKYKALRASTNTAYAPGLRGLVPTDLPADVRCAYEIVIDGLTLEAVERATAEGLRAGARASRGVVAATAGNYGGKLGPFHIRLHDVLKR
- a CDS encoding 6-pyruvoyl trahydropterin synthase family protein, whose translation is MPAVPVSRFKVRVTKDYLVFSSGHFITFDGDHCERIHGHNYRAAVEVDGDLDANAYVVDFIALRDMTRVITDELDHRMLLPAKSPLIALEVVGPNTVARYRDRYWSFPSDECVVLPIANTTAELIAEYIAGRLLEAMKARGWPSPRTLRVEVEECFGQSAEIELTP
- a CDS encoding formylmethanofuran dehydrogenase subunit C, coding for MAMMLRWRSSTDLPVDGSPLKPETFRGLASADAARVPLRVGTARAELGELFDVDGDAQDERLVLEGDLGRVSRIGLGMTLGTLTVRGDVGFRFAAEMTGGLAELDGSCLDWAGAEMGGGLLRIRGDAGDGLGAAYPGSRRGMREGVIVVGGNAGNDVGMLLRRGLIAVRGGVGAGLGRGLIAGTIFACGPVGGSPGVGMKRGTLVLLGLDDPSPVVPPTFAFAGGFVFPYLNLYQSHLAGCGIELPTAVSSALLDRYNGDLASGGRGEILVPPPRPVLTVVSPT
- a CDS encoding ATP-grasp domain-containing protein, whose product is MLRNGRYRARSPPTAWTACPPRTSSTGITWNFDFTMNSPESATILLHEYVTGGGLAGEPLPESWALEGAAMRRALAAEFAAATRGSIRVLVTLDPRTPPDVGPWETAVVDSLDRLESLARRDDYTLLIAPETSGVLEDMTRRLISAGCRLLGSEPDAVALTADKPALGEWLDRHGVQTPRSRVLEPGETPPPSWAYPAVVKPVDGAGSMDTFRIDGPDSFERLARSTTPRLLQEFVAGVVMSATFLVFAGRARLIAIGEQKIERCGGRFGYRGGRLPIELPGAVQILTRAVESVSGLRGLIGVDFIHDEERDGVVVLEINPRPTTSCVGLCRLLPPGLLADAWLTGIENPAAWDEVMDRIDGAVAGSRPVEFEASGRVWALDHKLRGSRS
- a CDS encoding HisA/HisF-related TIM barrel protein, producing MKSKFQVIPVLDVLGGQAVHAVGGDRARYRPLRSILHPSPGLRELARAFRDSLGLATVYLADLDAITSGEGDPTRNAEIVDLGLGLWLDAGVRDERDVAPLLALDRVRVVAGLETLRGPDALANLLDACGPDRLIVSLDLRDGRPITPRREAWPEDDATALGLRILDMGVGRLILLDLSRVGRGSGMGTERLLDSLLRSHPHAEITVGGGVSRIEDLDECRDRGASAVLVGSALHDGRIDRRALERFLESSGG
- the mch gene encoding methenyltetrahydromethanopterin cyclohydrolase is translated as MTSTLNARAAQIVETMIAGAEDRRIASHEVDGGGLFLDCGIKARGGLRAGLDLARVCLGGLAEVTIPMGEIDGRAVPLVQVWTDHPVRACLASQYAGWAISEGKYFAMGSGPMRAVRGKEPVFDAIGFREESETVVGVLETRKAPPPEVVAKIAHECGVEPWNVTLVAAPTASLAGGFQITARSVETALHKLAELKFDLGRIVSAHGTAPLPPIARDDLAAIGRTNDAILYGARVVLHVTGDDESLQEIGPRVPSSASRDFGEPFAAIFARYNNDFYAVDPHLFSPAEVAFQNLDTGRTHVFGAPRPEIVARSFWG
- a CDS encoding RimK family alpha-L-glutamate ligase, whose product is MPTFAALVSGTGWHVEDLLRAASALDVSLHVLPFDEVEAAVGSGAGRVSAGGVALEAVDGVLVRMMPPGGLEQVVFRMDALHRLEVVGVPVWNPPRAVEAAVDKYLTLSLLERRGLPVPATWAGQTAAAALVAFDEFGGDVVVKPLFGSEGRGLMRVSHRELAWRSFHALERLGSVIYLQKWIRHPGHDLRLFVLGGQVLGAMRRTAQGDEWRTNVAIGGKAEAWTPDAEAERLAVAATEAVGAVFAGVDLIEDLDDGRRVLIEVNAVPGWRALSHATGLDVAAALLGSLREAVR
- a CDS encoding formylmethanofuran dehydrogenase subunit A, with translation MSSLCIAGGRVVDPANGVEDRVGDLWVRDGRIVAAPADPDARADRTIDARGYVVMPGGVDVHSHIAGSKVNAARIMRPEERRDEDRVMRRWRDFRSGTIGSVPSSFTTGYQYAGLGYTTAVDAAIPPLGARHAHAEFGDVPLVDKAMLILMGNNHAILDAVREGDFARVERTVAWLLDSSKGFGVKAVNPGGVEQWKQGGGRIAGWDDRVDHFDVSPRQIVVALAKAVDSLGLPHPLHFHGLNLGLPGNWAHALEGMQALDGLRFHLAHVQFHSYGGSPDHPEDIDAKVEPLADYVNTHEGVTVDVGQVMFGETTSMTADGPTGHYLANLLGRKWYNHDVEQEDGCGVSPIEYQDKNFIHALQWAIGLEWFLRVEDPWRVAMSTDHPNGASFRSYPEVIALLMDKNLRDETLARLPERVRARSGLGDLSREYTLAEIAVVTRAGPARILGLSHKGHLGIGADADVTIYAPDDDRRRMFALPRWVVKGGEVVVDDGELRSAPGGRTLFSALDVDPETRADLERRLAEEASFHPANFRLSVDDLAGPHAVSRPKPG